A single genomic interval of Gammaproteobacteria bacterium harbors:
- a CDS encoding methyltransferase domain-containing protein, protein MTNGHNPRFSFLKALVKDPAAIGAITPSSHFLGEEMAAHIYYQPGAAIVELGAGTGVITEALLAAGVRPEDLIVIEYSHTFATQLRAHLPHVRIIEGDAANLTTLLRDLPHPIHSIISSLPLRTLPKLKTEAILQQVVHALAPGGRYIQFTYSLKSSQYPALMHYRRIFSKIIWRNLPPARVDVWEA, encoded by the coding sequence ATGACGAACGGACACAACCCAAGATTTTCTTTTCTTAAAGCTTTAGTCAAAGACCCTGCAGCGATTGGCGCCATCACCCCCAGCTCCCACTTTTTGGGAGAAGAAATGGCCGCCCATATTTATTACCAACCAGGCGCAGCGATCGTTGAACTAGGTGCTGGAACTGGGGTGATTACAGAAGCTTTGCTTGCTGCTGGAGTCAGACCGGAAGATCTGATTGTGATTGAATACTCTCACACTTTTGCTACCCAACTACGTGCACACTTGCCCCATGTGCGCATTATTGAGGGTGATGCAGCCAATTTAACTACATTATTAAGAGATCTACCTCACCCTATTCACTCGATCATTTCCAGCCTACCCCTGCGCACATTGCCAAAATTAAAAACTGAAGCCATTTTGCAACAAGTGGTTCATGCCTTGGCGCCAGGTGGCAGATATATTCAATTCACTTATAGCCTTAAAAGCAGCCAGTATCCTGCATTAATGCATTATCGTCGCATTTTTTCGAAAATAATTTGGCGGAATTTACCACCGGCACGGGTGGATGTTTGGGAGGCTTAG